In the genome of Kitasatospora cathayae, one region contains:
- a CDS encoding transcriptional regulator, giving the protein MNAEPPAPAFDELIHQPTRLTVVAFLSGCAEAEFRAVRESCGVSESALSKLVSTLEAASYVKVRRGYVGKRPRTWLRLSPQGRRALAAHLAELQRIAADATALGAALERQAGRE; this is encoded by the coding sequence GTGAACGCCGAGCCGCCCGCCCCGGCCTTCGACGAGCTGATCCACCAACCCACCCGGCTCACCGTGGTGGCCTTCCTCTCCGGCTGCGCCGAGGCGGAGTTCCGCGCCGTGCGGGAGAGCTGCGGGGTCTCGGAGTCGGCACTGAGCAAGCTGGTCAGCACCCTGGAGGCCGCCTCCTACGTCAAGGTCCGCCGCGGCTACGTCGGCAAGCGCCCCCGCACCTGGCTGCGCCTGAGCCCGCAGGGCCGCCGCGCCCTGGCCGCCCACCTGGCCGAACTCCAGCGCATCGCCGCCGACGCCACCGCCCTCGGTGCCGCGCTGGAGCGGCAGGCGGGCCGGGAGTAG
- a CDS encoding DUF4253 domain-containing protein, producing the protein MIDSQLLRGLRRRFPDRSAEGRTAPQLAGRQVVSGLWVSDAAAPEGAWQRLHREHAQSGLWPLLLDPRGEGPDLDGADLGLAPGQAGEPAPDGYDPEALLRGWWERAVLWCPTDGPQERAELLETLEPFGAVWPGLAPAASPLRDPQDCADALARQLLRGRPGLRIGLVRADGGAQALAACGWNGTNGHGDSGAIAAVLRSWQERFGARVVQAGADALYLSVAAPPTGPQEALLVAAEHAAFCPDNLFQCDDGGLVGYAEELVDEGCWSFWWD; encoded by the coding sequence ATGATCGATTCTCAACTGCTCCGCGGCCTGCGCCGGCGCTTCCCCGACCGCAGCGCCGAGGGCCGCACGGCGCCGCAGCTGGCGGGCCGTCAGGTGGTGTCCGGCCTGTGGGTGAGCGATGCGGCGGCGCCGGAGGGGGCGTGGCAGCGGCTGCACCGGGAGCACGCGCAGTCCGGGCTGTGGCCGCTGCTGCTGGATCCGAGGGGCGAGGGGCCGGACCTCGACGGCGCGGACCTGGGTCTGGCACCGGGGCAGGCGGGGGAGCCCGCGCCGGACGGGTACGACCCGGAAGCCCTGCTGCGCGGGTGGTGGGAGCGCGCGGTGCTGTGGTGCCCGACGGACGGTCCGCAGGAGCGGGCAGAGCTGCTGGAGACGCTGGAACCCTTCGGCGCCGTCTGGCCGGGCCTGGCCCCGGCCGCGTCCCCGCTACGGGATCCGCAGGACTGCGCGGACGCGCTGGCCCGCCAACTGCTGCGTGGCCGACCCGGGTTGCGGATCGGCCTGGTCCGCGCGGACGGCGGAGCCCAGGCGCTGGCCGCCTGCGGCTGGAACGGCACGAACGGCCACGGCGACAGCGGTGCGATCGCCGCCGTGCTGCGCAGCTGGCAGGAGCGCTTCGGCGCCCGGGTCGTCCAGGCGGGCGCCGACGCGCTGTACCTGAGCGTCGCGGCGCCGCCGACCGGCCCGCAGGAGGCGCTGCTGGTGGCGGCCGAGCATGCGGCGTTCTGCCCGGACAACCTCTTCCAGTGCGACGACGGGGGCCTGGTCGGCTACGCCGAGGAACTGGTCGACGAGGGCTGCTGGTCCTTCTGGTGGGACTGA
- a CDS encoding MAB_1171c family putative transporter has protein sequence MSELALYPVGLFFVLSAAHFARSRIDSRAAARYTCYGTALLGAGLLVLAPPTVRAVQGTGVPVLAVLVIVLGDGLRDGAAAAIRLLAPALRNADPGHADAGHADAGHADAGHTGPGHGDAGHTGPAVRRRGGRPREVRGGLALLGAVLGLRLALITAAAPDLAGQDLTVGPELSARLALAGYTAVGMLHTTMCLVALLRELLRRTRAAGPGRLGTGLRLLTGGLVAGLLWNAWSMDDVLRAAVTGSQDGPEDTLCAVLGGLCAALIAAGLGSTLWPVATGAVRGWLRAHRHYRALTPLWRDLHTVLPEIALDPARHLPLPPRDPRFALYRRIIEIHDARLILRQHSDPRTAQWLERATRRFPPPSAHAAATAEAAALATALELAASGAIPQATGATTTAAPAAPASDGPTTMDTMDGEAEHLAHLARVYATCPAVAEVRTLARTSRAERARASHPQEALR, from the coding sequence GTGAGCGAACTGGCCCTCTACCCCGTCGGGTTGTTCTTCGTGCTGAGCGCCGCCCACTTCGCCCGCAGCCGGATCGACTCCCGCGCCGCCGCCCGCTACACCTGCTACGGCACGGCCCTGCTGGGCGCCGGCCTGCTGGTGCTCGCCCCGCCGACCGTACGGGCGGTGCAGGGCACGGGAGTTCCGGTGCTGGCGGTGCTGGTGATCGTGCTCGGTGACGGGCTGCGCGACGGCGCGGCCGCGGCGATCCGGCTGCTGGCACCGGCCCTGCGCAACGCGGACCCCGGGCACGCCGATGCCGGGCACGCCGATGCCGGGCACGCCGATGCCGGGCATACCGGCCCCGGGCACGGCGATGCCGGGCATACCGGCCCGGCCGTGCGCCGGCGCGGGGGGCGCCCGCGCGAGGTGCGGGGCGGGCTGGCCCTGCTGGGTGCGGTGCTGGGGCTGCGGCTGGCGCTGATCACCGCCGCCGCGCCGGACCTGGCGGGCCAGGACCTGACCGTCGGGCCCGAGCTGTCCGCGCGCCTGGCGCTGGCCGGGTACACCGCCGTGGGCATGCTGCACACCACGATGTGCCTGGTCGCGCTGCTGCGCGAACTGCTGCGGCGCACCCGCGCGGCCGGCCCCGGGCGCCTGGGCACCGGGCTGCGGCTGCTGACCGGCGGGCTGGTGGCCGGGCTGCTCTGGAACGCCTGGAGCATGGACGACGTCCTGCGCGCGGCCGTCACCGGCAGCCAGGACGGCCCCGAGGACACCCTGTGCGCCGTCCTGGGCGGGCTGTGCGCGGCGCTGATCGCGGCGGGCCTGGGCAGCACGCTGTGGCCCGTCGCGACCGGGGCGGTACGCGGCTGGCTGCGCGCCCACCGCCACTACCGGGCGCTCACCCCGCTCTGGCGCGACCTGCACACCGTGCTGCCGGAGATCGCCCTCGACCCGGCCCGCCACCTGCCGCTGCCCCCGCGCGACCCGCGGTTCGCGCTCTACCGGCGGATCATCGAGATCCACGACGCCCGGCTGATCCTGCGCCAACACTCGGACCCGCGCACCGCCCAGTGGCTCGAGCGCGCCACCCGCCGCTTCCCGCCGCCCTCCGCCCACGCCGCCGCCACCGCCGAGGCCGCCGCCCTGGCCACCGCCCTGGAGCTCGCCGCGTCCGGCGCCATACCGCAGGCCACGGGAGCCACTACGACCGCCGCACCCGCCGCGCCTGCCTCGGACGGACCGACCACCATGGACACCATGGACGGCGAGGCCGAACACCTCGCCCACCTGGCCCGCGTCTACGCCACCTGCCCCGCCGTCGCCGAGGTCCGCACCCTCGCCCGCACCTCGCGCGCCGAACGGGCCCGCGCCTCGCACCCGCAGGAGGCACTGCGGTGA
- a CDS encoding ImmA/IrrE family metallo-endopeptidase, giving the protein MSRNGGRDYRSTLRRCRRMAERLELPRPFDPVVLLEQLAVRRGRPIELLPVPARPHAPCGLLVSTLEADYILYAADTGALHQRHILVHEIAHLLLDHAGSAPLAPAAALLPNLSPALVQRVLGRTRYDEPQEREAELLASLILSRADRADAAGLPGPAPVRGSLDALGFLLGSGSGSAGGGPKEEGRA; this is encoded by the coding sequence GTGAGTAGGAACGGTGGCCGGGACTACCGGTCCACGCTGCGGCGCTGTCGCCGGATGGCCGAACGGCTGGAGCTGCCGCGCCCGTTCGACCCGGTGGTGCTGCTGGAGCAGCTGGCGGTGCGGCGCGGGCGGCCGATCGAGCTGCTTCCGGTGCCGGCCCGTCCGCACGCCCCCTGCGGGCTGCTGGTCTCCACCCTGGAGGCGGACTACATCCTGTACGCGGCGGACACCGGCGCCCTGCACCAACGGCACATCCTGGTGCACGAGATCGCGCACCTGCTGCTCGACCACGCCGGCTCCGCGCCCCTGGCCCCGGCCGCCGCGCTGCTGCCCAACCTCTCCCCCGCGCTGGTGCAGCGGGTGCTCGGGCGCACCCGCTACGACGAGCCGCAGGAGCGGGAGGCGGAGCTGCTGGCCTCGCTGATCCTGAGCCGGGCGGACCGGGCGGACGCCGCCGGCCTGCCGGGGCCGGCGCCGGTGCGCGGTTCGCTGGACGCGCTGGGCTTCCTGCTGGGCAGCGGGTCGGGGTCCGCGGGCGGTGGACCGAAGGAGGAGGGCCGGGCGTGA
- a CDS encoding transposase — MTGPKKTLRRIDAPFISLGPSGVTIRDRLKGLTPEDEEVLRLVGGHLGALASKDLKTRCADGLEHGKETWAARKRDLTVEPSSRWAGSVTKATHDQWALAHRGQTAHLDSLDTGIRMLRHRLSLPVGEKGTGRAPGGYRSRQEWFVKSRRLAALEDRYAAARADREAGRVRVVRGGREPLNTRHHLAAANLTEAQWRERWESARWFLSADGESGKRFGHETIRVTPHGEVSLKLPAPLAGYANAAGGRYVLAARVAFAHRGEQWRDRIEGNRAVAYRIHLDVQRGRWYLDASWTRPVVRTMPLEAARAAGMVGVDTNADHFAAWHLDRHGNPVGEPRRFHYDLTGTATHRDAQIRHAITRLLNWAKRRGMRAIGLENLDFTAETTREKHGRKKRFRQLVAGIPTGRLRARLISMAAELDLVIVAVDPAYTSQWGAQHWQKPLATPTRTTTRHDAASIAIGRRALGYPIRRRTAPPHDDRSDRRGHRTAQAGPGVQGREGTRRPVTDRAHDARARAGTTRTRATSAPKTVRDARTTRTWTQSSLLDSE, encoded by the coding sequence GTGACCGGCCCGAAGAAGACGCTCCGGCGGATCGACGCGCCGTTCATTTCCCTCGGCCCGTCGGGTGTGACGATCCGCGACCGTCTCAAGGGCCTCACGCCCGAGGACGAGGAGGTGCTGCGGCTGGTCGGCGGGCACCTGGGGGCTCTGGCGTCGAAGGACCTGAAGACGCGCTGCGCGGACGGCCTTGAGCACGGCAAGGAAACGTGGGCCGCACGCAAGCGTGACCTGACCGTGGAGCCCTCGTCCCGCTGGGCCGGTTCGGTCACCAAGGCCACCCACGACCAGTGGGCACTGGCCCATCGCGGACAGACCGCGCACCTGGACTCACTGGACACAGGCATCCGAATGCTGCGCCACCGGCTGTCGCTGCCGGTCGGGGAGAAGGGCACCGGGCGGGCGCCCGGTGGCTACCGGTCCAGGCAGGAGTGGTTCGTCAAGTCCCGCCGGCTCGCGGCGCTGGAGGACCGGTACGCGGCTGCCCGGGCTGATCGTGAGGCCGGTCGCGTGCGGGTGGTGCGCGGCGGGCGGGAGCCGCTGAACACCCGGCACCACCTGGCGGCGGCGAACCTGACCGAGGCCCAGTGGCGGGAACGGTGGGAGAGCGCACGCTGGTTCCTGTCCGCTGACGGCGAGTCGGGCAAACGGTTCGGCCACGAGACGATCCGGGTCACCCCGCACGGTGAGGTGTCGCTCAAGCTGCCCGCGCCGCTCGCCGGGTACGCCAACGCCGCCGGCGGCCGGTATGTCCTGGCCGCACGCGTGGCGTTCGCACACCGGGGCGAGCAATGGCGGGACCGGATCGAGGGCAACCGGGCGGTCGCGTACCGCATCCACCTGGACGTGCAGCGGGGGCGCTGGTACCTGGACGCCTCCTGGACCCGGCCCGTGGTGCGGACGATGCCACTGGAGGCGGCCCGCGCGGCCGGGATGGTCGGCGTGGACACCAACGCCGACCACTTCGCCGCCTGGCACCTCGACCGCCATGGCAACCCGGTCGGCGAGCCCCGCCGGTTCCACTACGACCTGACCGGCACCGCCACCCACCGCGACGCCCAGATCCGCCACGCCATCACCCGACTCCTGAACTGGGCGAAGCGGCGCGGCATGAGGGCGATCGGCCTGGAGAACCTGGACTTCACCGCCGAGACCACCCGCGAGAAACACGGCCGCAAGAAGAGGTTCCGGCAGCTCGTGGCCGGCATCCCCACCGGCAGGCTCCGCGCCCGGCTCATCTCCATGGCCGCCGAGCTGGACCTGGTCATCGTCGCCGTGGACCCCGCCTACACCTCCCAATGGGGCGCGCAGCACTGGCAGAAGCCACTCGCGACGCCCACCCGCACCACCACCCGGCACGATGCCGCGAGCATCGCGATCGGGCGACGCGCCCTCGGGTACCCGATCCGGCGACGGACGGCACCGCCCCACGACGACCGAAGCGATCGTCGTGGGCATCGGACCGCCCAGGCCGGACCGGGCGTCCAGGGGCGTGAGGGAACCCGCCGCCCCGTCACGGACCGCGCACACGATGCACGTGCCCGAGCAGGGACCACGAGAACGCGGGCGACCAGCGCACCCAAAACCGTTCGGGATGCGCGCACTACCAGGACATGGACTCAAAGTTCACTCCTGGACAGTGAGTAG
- a CDS encoding helix-turn-helix domain-containing protein, with protein MTESTGDGVQVEPQGTPPELTGHPEGLSDGHPDELSDGAGDGRASAEASGLAARIEALFHTVRRPDREQYTNEEVARACREATGESFSTTYLWQLRTGRRDNPTKRHLEALAQFFQVPPAYFFDERQGAEIAKELALLGALRDAGVRSLALRAVGLSPEGLDTVSELVDVIARRDAARKRPSS; from the coding sequence ATGACGGAGTCGACGGGGGACGGCGTTCAGGTGGAACCGCAGGGCACTCCACCGGAGCTGACCGGGCATCCGGAGGGGCTGTCGGACGGGCACCCGGATGAGCTGTCGGACGGTGCCGGGGACGGTCGGGCGAGCGCGGAGGCGAGCGGGCTGGCGGCCCGGATCGAGGCGCTGTTCCACACCGTCCGCCGCCCCGACCGCGAGCAGTACACCAACGAGGAGGTGGCCCGGGCCTGCCGCGAGGCGACCGGGGAGTCCTTCTCCACCACCTACCTGTGGCAGCTGCGCACCGGGCGCCGGGACAACCCGACCAAGCGCCACCTGGAGGCGCTGGCCCAGTTCTTCCAGGTCCCGCCCGCGTACTTCTTCGACGAGCGGCAGGGCGCCGAGATCGCCAAGGAGCTGGCACTGCTCGGCGCGCTGCGCGACGCGGGCGTGCGCAGCCTGGCGCTGCGGGCGGTGGGCCTGTCGCCGGAGGGCCTGGACACGGTCAGCGAGCTGGTCGACGTGATCGCCCGCCGGGACGCGGCGCGCAAACGCCCCTCGTCCTGA